The following DNA comes from Actinomycetota bacterium.
GAGTGGGTGTACGACCTGCTGGCGGCGGCGGAGCGGACGGGAGCCAAACGGATACTGGTGGACAGCCTGGCCGACCTCCGGATGACGACCTCGGACGAGGTCAGGTTCCGGGAGTTCCTCTACTCGCTGATCCAGCGGTGCTCGCGGGCCGGCATCAGCCTGATGATGACGATGGAGATCCCGGACCTGTTCGGGGTGGAGCGCCTTTCCGAGTTCGGGATCTCCCACCTGTCCGACAACGTAGTGCTGCTGAACTACTTCATCGACCGCGGGTTGATCAAGCGGGCCATGTCGGTGACCAAGACCCGGGCTAGCCGGCACGAGCCGGAGATCCGGGAGTTCTCTATCGACCCGAGCGGGATAGTTCTCGGCGACATCGCTCCCTTCGGCAAGAAGGAGACGCCGGGGACCCCCGCCGTGATCGGCGGGCCGAAGCTCTAGTCCTCCCGGAGCAGGGGGTGGCGGCTGTAGTCGTCCGGTGACACCCGCAGGCTGTCCGGCCAGCAGTAGTCCTCCAGCTTCGCCATACCGTTGCGCCGGCCGACGCAGCGAACGTAGCCCAGGTACCGACCGGCATCGGTTTCGAGCGTCTGGATCTCCGGCATGTTCTCGGGAGACCCGGTCAACTGCCAGTCGAGCCACACCTGCCAGCCCTCGGGCATCGTGTCCGCCGTCTCGACCGAGACGATCCCCGTCTTGCCCCAGTGAGTGCTCCACCACTCGGCCGAGTGCAGGCACCAGCAGTCCTGGGTCCAGAACGCCTTTAGGTGCTCCGGCACTCCGCCCTCGAACTCCTTCACCAGGCCGGCTCCGGCGATGCCGATCTGCCCGCCGGGCTTCACAAAGTGCGCCAGGTAGTTGAGGTACAGCTCGTCGGTCCCGAAGTAGGGAAACGAGTCGATGCACACGATGGCGTCGAAGAACTCCCCTGCGAACGGCAGGGAGCGGGCGTCGGCGTGGATGGCGTGAACCAGGTTCGCTCCGGCGTCGGCTATGCGCTTGTAGTTCTCCGATGCACTCACCCACAGGTCGGTGGCCCACACCTGCACGCCGAACTCCCGGTGGAGGAATATCGACGAGGCGGCCCGGCCGCATCCGAGGTCGAGCACCCGCATCCCGGGAGTGAAGGTCATTGCCCCCGACAGCCACTCGGTCAGCCAGAGGGAGTTAGCTCCCCCGCCGGCCGAGCCCAGAACCCAATCCGGGTGGTAGCGGGAGGCGAGCGGAAATCTGTCGGATACGAACCGTTCGTCGCGCACGGCTGGAGTCTGCAGGTTAGTGGACGAGCCTGTCCAGCAGGTGCTCGAGCTCGGCGGCGGGGTCGGAGGTGAGGCCGGAGTGAACGGGGCCCGGCTGCACGACGGTCGACCGGGGCGCGGCCAGCCAGTCGAATCGCTGGCGCTCGCTCAACAGGGCGGCCGGCCCCCCGGCTTCGTCGCCCCGGCAGATGGCCGCAATCGTCTCGAGGTGCGCGTTGATGTCTTCGGGGTCGACATCCGGGCCCAGTGCCTTCAGCCGTTCGGGGTCCACGTCGCAGGCGGCCCGGAGGAACCGGGAGTCCTGGCCGTAGAGGACGACCCCGACGTTCAGGAACTCCTGGCGGTCGACCCGGGGGACGCAGCGCAGCACGAAGTACTCGAAGCTTGTCATATGCCCGCCGTTCACCGGGGCAGCCACTCGGGCGCCGAGGCCAGGCGAGCCTTCAGGAACTCCAGGTACAGCTCCCGAACGGCGGCCGGCTCCTCCCTGCCCGGAGCGGGCTCCAGCCACTCGTCGGGCACTAGGTCCAGCACGTCCCGAAGCACCCGGTCCGTGATCTGCTTCGCGATGGCGGCGTACACGCCCGGGCCCGCCTTGCGGGCGACGTCCTTCAGGATGTGGTCGTCGTAGTCGTAGGGCCGGACGGCAAAACGATCCGGCGAAGCCGCCTCCCAGTTGTGGTGGAAGTAGAGGGCGGCGCCGTGGTCGATACACCACATCTTTCGGTGCCAGATCAGCAGGTTCGGGTTGCGCCAGGAGCGGTCGATGTTGACGGTCAGGGCATCCAGCCACATGATCCGGGCCGCCTCCTCGGGCGGCGGCTTGAATGCCCTCCCGTCGAACCCGAACGACCCGGGCAGAAAGTCGACGCCCAGGTTCAGCCCGATGCTTGCGGTGAGCAGGTCCTGGACCTCCTGGTCGGCCTCGTACCGGCCGATCTCGGCGCTGAGAACCAGGGCCTTCATCTCGGGAACCTTCAGATCCAGGTACCGGGCCAGCTCTCCGACGATGACCTCGGCC
Coding sequences within:
- a CDS encoding DUF3037 domain-containing protein, translating into MTSFEYFVLRCVPRVDRQEFLNVGVVLYGQDSRFLRAACDVDPERLKALGPDVDPEDINAHLETIAAICRGDEAGGPAALLSERQRFDWLAAPRSTVVQPGPVHSGLTSDPAAELEHLLDRLVH
- a CDS encoding HipA family kinase, whose product is MIPKAIATRYVAPLREGGSLPGLVEADDLGTYVMKFRGAGQGTKALVAEVIVGELARYLDLKVPEMKALVLSAEIGRYEADQEVQDLLTASIGLNLGVDFLPGSFGFDGRAFKPPPEEAARIMWLDALTVNIDRSWRNPNLLIWHRKMWCIDHGAALYFHHNWEAASPDRFAVRPYDYDDHILKDVARKAGPGVYAAIAKQITDRVLRDVLDLVPDEWLEPAPGREEPAAVRELYLEFLKARLASAPEWLPR
- a CDS encoding class I SAM-dependent methyltransferase, which codes for MRDERFVSDRFPLASRYHPDWVLGSAGGGANSLWLTEWLSGAMTFTPGMRVLDLGCGRAASSIFLHREFGVQVWATDLWVSASENYKRIADAGANLVHAIHADARSLPFAGEFFDAIVCIDSFPYFGTDELYLNYLAHFVKPGGQIGIAGAGLVKEFEGGVPEHLKAFWTQDCWCLHSAEWWSTHWGKTGIVSVETADTMPEGWQVWLDWQLTGSPENMPEIQTLETDAGRYLGYVRCVGRRNGMAKLEDYCWPDSLRVSPDDYSRHPLLRED